In Pyricularia oryzae 70-15 chromosome 2, whole genome shotgun sequence, one genomic interval encodes:
- a CDS encoding uridylate kinase encodes MASMQRSCWRQLARAHIAALSQRRAAFSAASSITKAPRTLSAVRSSIPRRFYSSQQQTPPPPPPPPPKQDKIKFWPFVVIIGLATTAWIGLVNQRKDMPGVPPQQQVGLGGRLPAPAKSTPTFSGDDVTVVFVLGGPGAGKGTQCAQLVERYGFTHLSAGDLLRAEQERPGSQFGELIKDCIRNGAIVPMEVTVQLLENAMTDVVEENKKKSRNGSSKAKFLIDGFPRKMDQALKFEETVCPAKFVLFYDCPEAEMERRLLERGKTSGRADDNAESIRKRFRTFIETSMPVVDHYEKENRVVKIDATPSPDQVSKETQKRIESRLGSNF; translated from the exons ATGGCGTCGATGCAGCGGTCATGCTGGCGGCAGCTGGCGCGGGCGCACATTGCAGCTCTGTCGCAGAGGAGGGCAGCCTTTTCGGCGGCCAGCTCCATCACCAAAGCACCAAGGACCCTATCTGCGGTGAGGTCCAGCATTCCGAGACGTTTCTACAGCTCCCAGCAGCAGacgccgcctcctcctccccctcCTCCGCCAAAGCAGGACAAGATCAAGTTCTGGCCTTTCGTGGTCATCATTGGCCTAGCAACAACCGCATGGATCGGTCTGGTTAACCAGAGGAAGG ATATGCCCGGCGTTCCACCGCAACAACAagtcggcctcggcggccgcctccccgccccggcaaaatccaCGCCTACCTTCTCCGGAGACGATGTGACGGTCGTCTTCGTCCTCGGCGGGCCCGGCGCCGGCAAGGGAACCCAGTGCGCCCAACTGGTTGAGCGTTACGGCTTCACCCACCTGTCCGCTGGTGACCTGCTGCGCGCAGAGCAGGAGCGGCCTGGGTCCCAGTTCGGCGAGCTGATCAAGGACTGCATCCGTAACGGCGCCATAGTGCCCATGGAGGTGACGGTGCAGCTGCTCGAGAACGCCATGACCGACGTCGTCGAggagaacaagaagaagagcagGAACGGGTCCTCCAAGGCCAAGTTCTTGATCGACGGCTTCCCCCGCAAGATGGACCAGGCCCTTAAGTTTGAGGAGACAGTCTGTCCCGCCAAATTTGTCCTCTTCTACGACTGCCCTGAGGCTGAGATGGAGCGCCGCCTCCTTGAGCGCGGCAAGACGAGCGGTCGCGCCGACGACAATGCCGAGAGCATCCGGAAGCGCTTCCGCACCTTTATCGAGACTAGCATGCCCGTAGTTGACCACTACGAGAAGGAGAACCGTGTTGTCAAGATCGATGCCACTCCGTCCCCTGACCAGGTCAGCAAGGAGACCCAGAAGCGTATTGAAAGCCGCCTGGGCTCTAACTTCTAA
- a CDS encoding eukaryotic translation initiation factor 2 subunit gamma: protein MSSGDKFGNDIESESDSGPDSPGLDPQDHSDGEIDEKPLKSALKKTVVAPPPIQRPELPPQTDPKDLDVSKLNPLTPEIIARQATINIGTIGHVAHGKSTVVKAISGVQTVRFKNELIRNITIKLGYANAKIYRCNNPKCPRPTAFRSYKSDKEVDPPCEREGCEGKYELLRHVSFVDCPGHDILMSTMLSGAAVMDAALLLIAGNESCPQPQTSEHLAAIEIMKLENIIILQNKVDLMREEAAQQHYQSILKFIRGTVAGKSPIIPISAQLKFNVDAVVEAIVNTVPVPPRDFSVDPQMIVIRSFDVNKPGAEIDDLKGGVAGGSILHGILKLGDEIEIRPGIVTRDDKGDLQCTPIFSRIVSLNSEANELKYAVPGGLIGVGTRIDPTLCRADRLVGHVLGLKGRLPDIYSEIEVNFYLLRRLLGVRTADGKQAKVEKLQKNEVIMVNIGSTSTGAKVSAIKKDAAKLILTSPACTNIGEKVALSRRIEKHWRLIGWATIAAGKTLEPTTS, encoded by the exons ATGTCGAGCGGCGACAAGTTTGGCAACGATATCGAGTCCGAGTCGGACTCGGGTCCCGACTCTCCCGGCTTGGACCCCCAGGACCACTCCGATGGCGAGATTGATGAGAAGCCGCTCAAGTCGGCCCTGAAGAAGACAGTAGTGGCCCCGCCTCCGATCCAGCGACCTGAGCTGCCACCGCAAACAGACCCCAAGGATCTCGACGTCAGCAAACTGAACCCTCTGACGCCAGAGATCATCGCCAGGCAAGCCACCATCAACATTGGAACGATCGGTCACGTCGCTCACGGCAAATCGACCGTTGTCAAGGCCATCTCTGGCGTACAGACCGTTCGTTTCAAGAACGAGCTGATCCGCAACATTACCATCAAGCTTGGTTACGCCAACGCCAAAATCTACAGGTGCAACAACCCCAAGTGCCCTCGCCCTACCGCATTCCGCAGCTACAAGAGTGACAAGGAGGTCGACCCACCTTGTGAGAGGGAAGGATGCGAGGGTAAATATGAGCTTCTTCGCCATGTCTC CTTTGTCGATTGCCCTGGCCACGACATTCTGATGAGCACCATGTTGTCAGGAGCTGCGGTCATGGACGCCGCGCTTTTGCTGATTGCTGGAAACGAGTCCTGCCCTCAGCCGCAAACTTCCGAGCATCTTGCTGCTATTGAAATCATGAAACTCGAGAATATCATCATTTTGCAGAACAAGGTCGACTTGATGAGGGAGGAGGCTGCTCAACAGCACTACCAGTCCATCCTGAAGTTTATCAGGGGAACTGTGGCTGGAAAGAGCCCCATCATCCCCATCTCTGCGCAGCTCAAGTTCAACGTGGACGCCGTGGTTGAGGCCATCGTCAACACCGTTCCCGTGCCTCCCAGGGACTTCTCTGTTGACCCTCAGATGATTGTTATCCGGTCTTTCGACGTCAACAAGCCCGGTGCTGAGATTGACGACCTGAAGGGTGGAGTTGCCGGAGGCAGTATCTTGCACGGTATATTGAAGCTTGGTGACGAGATTGAGATCAGGCCAGGCATCGTTACTCGAGACGATAAGGGAGATCTCCAGTGCACGCCAATTTTCAGCAGAATAGTGTCCTTGAACTCGGAAGCCAACGAGCTCAAGTACGCCGTGCCCGGCGGTCTGATTGGTGTCGGTACACGCATCGATCCCACACTATGCAGAGCTGACCGTCTCGTTGGTCACGTTCTTGGTCTCAAGGGCCGCCTGCCAGACATCTACAGCGAGATTGAGGTCAACTTCTACCTGCTCCGTCGTTTGTTGGGTGTGAGGACTGCCGATGGCAAGCAGGCCAAGGTTGAGAAGCTCCAGAAGAACGAGGTTATCATGGTCAACATTGGCTCAACATCAACTGGTGCCAAGGTGTCGGCTATTAAGAAGGATGCTGCAAAGCTCATTCTTACCAGCCCAGCGTGCACGAATATTGGAGAGAAGGTTGCGCTCAGTCGTCGTATCGAGAAGCATTGGCGTCTTATCGGCTGGGCAACTATAGCTGC AGGCAAAACTCTTGAGCCGACCACTTCATAA
- a CDS encoding eukaryotic translation initiation factor 3 subunit M, whose amino-acid sequence MTASYQPQLVFVDGSFAELAQDMASVLQISDEIQPLLDSEKESEALTKIVSESKKLNAIPEKEFTGAYNLLVHLVLQSKEPKKHLPTICQNLTRPVTSSPQHGAQLALFELTSIFNLLKPNDPVRFNVFIQIIRFYKIHSIPISDHLKSALKQLPRWLQSWELDEEDQRKMYSEVIEVMTAAGEEEEAYQHILKALRTFDSEDAEDYTSEEAQQLALRALRSAISSPTRLSFEDIRALPAVHALSESHPVHYQLLQIFGEQDLDDYDDFREEHEGFIEKENLDNEVLYRKMRLLTFASLAAASMQTREISYNSITKALQIPSEDVEMWAIDVIRAGLVEGKLSQKKKVFLIHSVRYRVFGEKQWRQLASSLEKTKKTVSTLLQTLRREEANAQQEAERKLVEASTQHNNDRGNQRRGGNRGQQHRERNDNDD is encoded by the exons ATGACGGCTTCATACCAGCCCCAGCTGGTGTTCGTTGACGGCTCCTTCGCGGAGCTGGCGCAGGACATGGCAAGCGTGCTCCAGATCAGCGACGAGATCCAACCTCTTCTCGACAGCGAGAAGGAGAGTGAAGCGCTGACCAAGATTGTCAGCGAGTCGAAGAAGCTGAACGCGATCCCGGAGAAGGAGTTCACAGGCGCCTACAACCTTCTCGTGCATCTGGTCCTGCAATCAAAGGAGCCCAAGAAGCACCTGCCAACAATCTGCCAAAACCTAACGAGGCCCGTCACATCGTCGCCCCAGCACGGCGCCCAATTAGCACTCTTCGAGCTCACGAGCATCTTCAACCTTTTGAAACCCAACGACCCAGTGCGGTTCAACGTTTTCATCCAGATCATCCGTTTCTACAAGATCCACAGCATCCCAATCTCAGACCACCTGAAGAGTGCTTTGAAGCAGTTGCCGAGATGGCTGCAGAGCTGGGAGCTGGATGAGGAGGACCAGCGCAAGATGTATTCAGAGGTTATTGAGGTCATGACTGCTGCTGGAGAGGAAGA GGAGGCATATCAACATATCCTCAAGGCGCTACGTACTTTCGACTCCGAGGATGCCGAGGATTACACATCCGAGGAGGCCCAGCAGCTTGCTCTCCGCGCCCTCCGCTCCGCGATATCCTCACCAACCAGGCTCTCGTTCGAGGACATTCGGGCATTGCCCGCTGTCCACGCTCTTAGCGAGTCGCACCCTGTCCACTATCAGCTTCTGCAGATCTTCGGCGAGCAAGACCTCGACGACTATGATGACTTCAGGGAGGAGCACGAGGGTTTCATCGAGAAGGAGAACCTTGACAATGAGGTTCTCTACCGAAAGATGCGACTGCTTACTTTTGCGTCGCTGGCAGCAGCAAGCATGCAGACGCGCGAGATATCGTACAATTCCATCACCAAGGCGCTCCAGATCCCTTCGGAGGACGTTGAGATGTGGGCAATCGACGTTATACGCGCTGGCTTGGTCGAGGGCAAGCTTTCCCAGAAGAAGAAGGTCTTCCTGATTCACTCGGTCAGATACCGTGTGTTCGGCGAGAAGCAGTGGCGCCAGCTTGCAAGCTCACTGGAGAAGACCAAGAAGACGGTCAGCACTCTGCTCCAGACGCTGCGCAGGGAGGAGGCGAATGCACAGCAGGAGGCTGAGCGCAAGTTGGTCGAGGCGAGCACTCAGCACAACAACGACCGTGGCAACCAAAGGCGAGGCGGCAACCGTGGCCAACAACACCGCGAGCGTAACGACAATGACGattga
- a CDS encoding CAMK/RAD53 protein kinase, variant gives MVPRAEGSQLKRARPSTADSDGESFKKPRRTERAAHKAEESTAQPKTPVDTKQQLPSPITHNPTEGSFDAYKEGTVTPPEGRPSQVAHRSPVQGFSSPPQDTQATQAIPSQIVDPKAALSDEVEDEVKEGVWGYLFPLDTRYGGKCVVLRKRGSCPMPDTNGKSDDKPCDKASKGFPSGGYLIGRHPECDIVVDDPIVSNRHCLIFAEHKGNDTVVILEDLSSNGTFVNEAIVGRNQRRELLEQDEIAVKDTARFIFRYPKYRQTSAFSQQYTLLGKLGKGHFAEVFACVEKSTGQRYAVKIFSMVPGLEERSRTEGLQLEIAVLMGVSHPNVLCLKDTFHEGNAVYLVLELAPEGELFNFIVMKQKLSEAESRKLFTQLFHGVKYLHDRNIVHRDIKPENILLVDKDLHVKIADFGLAKIIGEESFTTSLCGTPSYVAPEILVDGRHRKYTKAVDVWSLGVVLYICLCGFPPFSDELTSESFPYTLTQQIKNGIFHYPSPYWDSVGDPALSLIDCMLVVDPEKRYTIDQCLAHPWMTQAQPSVHDSTDGLVGGFAGLEVNRRGIVRERTLLSSINSVQVTRVPAGPNQEPVKVFIKNPKDGKANRAPEPGPSQNRRPDEFIEMGGKGDQPLFGHDGGSNYPSADIASQKTAISQPALNGAETSKDDEVKEINANGKTKPTAAGKGKEH, from the exons ATGGTTCCACGCGCTGAGGGAAGCCAATTGAAGAGGGCTCGG CCCTCTACTGCCGATTCGGACGGAGAATCTTTCAAGAAACCTCGCAGGACGGAACGTGCAGCTCACAAGGCGGAGGAATCCACCGCGCAGCCAAAAACCCCGGTGGACACCAAGCAGCAACTGCCGTCCCCCATCACGCATAACCCTACCGAGGGCAGCTTCGATGCCTACAAGGAAGGGACTGTAACACCGCCTGAGGGCCGCCCGAGCCAAGTCGCACATCGCTCGCCAGTCCAGGGCTTCTCGTCACCACCACAGGATACACAAGCAACACAAGCTATTCCCTCGCAGATCGTTGATCCGAAGGCCGCGCTATCCGACGAGGTCGAAGACGAGGTGAAGGAGGGCGTATGGGGCTATCTTTTCCCTCTCGATACCAGATACGGCGGCAAATGTGTCGTTTTGCGGAAGCGTGGTTCCTGTCCTATGCCTGACACGAACGGCAAAAGCGACGACAAGCCATGTGACAAAGCTTCTAAGG GCTTCCCATCGGGTGGTTATTTGATCGGACGGCATCCAGAATGCG ATATTGTGGTTGACGACCCCATCGTCTCAAATCGACACTGCCTCATATTTGCCGAGCACAAGGGCAACGACACTGTAGTCATTCTTGAGGATCTATCCAGTAACGGCACTTTTGTCAACGAGGCCATAGTCGGTCGCAACCAGCGGAGGGAGCTTTTGGAGCAAGACGAGATCGCTGTCAAGGATACAGCTCGTTTTATATTCCGGTATCCTAAATATCGTCAAACCAGCGCATTCTCGCAGCAGTACACACTGCTGGGCAAGCTTGGCAAAGGGCACTTCGCTGAAGTCTTTGCATGCGTTGAGAAATCCACAGGGCAGCGCTATGCGGTCAAAATATTCTCCATGGTCCCTGGTTTGGAAGAACGGTCCAGGACAGAAGGTCTCCAGCTGGAGATTGCTGTATTGATGGGCGTCAGTCATCCCAATGTGCTGTGCTTAAAGGATACCTTTCACGAGGGCAATGCAGTGTATCTGGTGCTTGAGCTGGCCCCGGAAGGTGAACTTTTCAACTTCATTGTTATGAAGCAAAAGCTTTCAGAGGCTGAGAGTCGGAAACTGTTCACCCAACTTTTCCACGGTGTCAAATACTTG CATGACCGAAACATTGTCCACCGCGATATCAAACCGGAGAACATCTTGCTGGTTGACAAGGATCTGCACGTCAAAATTGCCGATTTTGGGCTTGCCAAAATTATCGGCGAGGAGTCCTTCACGACGTCTCTGTGTGGCACGCCTAGCTACGTCGCACCCGAAATTCTCGTTGATGGCCGGCATCGCAAGTACACGAAAGCTGTTGACGTATGGTCGTTGGGCGTTGTGCTTTACATCTGCCTGTGCGGATTTCCGCCGTTCTCCGACGAGTTGACGAGCGAATCATTCCCTTATACCCTCACTCAGCAAATAAAAAACGGTATCTTTCACTACCCGTCGCCATACTGGGACTCGGTCGGTGATCCAGCTT TGAGCTTGATTGACTGTATGCTTGTCGTTGACCCAGAAAAGCGGTATACCATCGATCAATGCCTGGCTCACCCATGGATGACGCAAGCGCAACCCTCCGTTCACGACAGCACGGATGGCCTCGTTGGCGGCTTCGCTGGCCTTGAGGTGAACAGACGTGGTATTGTCCGGGAAAGGACACTCCTCTCTTCGATCAACTCTGTTCAAGTCACACGTGTACCTGCAGGCCCGAACCAAGAACCAGTCAAGGTATTCATCAAGAACCCCAAGGATGGCAAAGCAAACCGTGCACCAGAACCGGGCCCGTCTCAGAATCGACGGCCAGATGAGTTCATCGAGATGGGCGGTAAAGGGGATCAACCTTTGTTTGGCCATGACGGCGGGAGTAACTATCCTTCAGCCGATATCGCCTCTCAAAAGACTGCCATAAGTCAGCCTGCTCTCAATGGCGCAGAAACTTCTAAGGACGACGAAGTTAAAGAAATCAATGCGAATGGAAAGACCAAGCCCACGGCGgcaggcaagggcaaggaacACTGA
- a CDS encoding CAMK/RAD53 protein kinase gives MVKMPRRRLNPFQILTAFFQPSTADSDGESFKKPRRTERAAHKAEESTAQPKTPVDTKQQLPSPITHNPTEGSFDAYKEGTVTPPEGRPSQVAHRSPVQGFSSPPQDTQATQAIPSQIVDPKAALSDEVEDEVKEGVWGYLFPLDTRYGGKCVVLRKRGSCPMPDTNGKSDDKPCDKASKGFPSGGYLIGRHPECDIVVDDPIVSNRHCLIFAEHKGNDTVVILEDLSSNGTFVNEAIVGRNQRRELLEQDEIAVKDTARFIFRYPKYRQTSAFSQQYTLLGKLGKGHFAEVFACVEKSTGQRYAVKIFSMVPGLEERSRTEGLQLEIAVLMGVSHPNVLCLKDTFHEGNAVYLVLELAPEGELFNFIVMKQKLSEAESRKLFTQLFHGVKYLHDRNIVHRDIKPENILLVDKDLHVKIADFGLAKIIGEESFTTSLCGTPSYVAPEILVDGRHRKYTKAVDVWSLGVVLYICLCGFPPFSDELTSESFPYTLTQQIKNGIFHYPSPYWDSVGDPALSLIDCMLVVDPEKRYTIDQCLAHPWMTQAQPSVHDSTDGLVGGFAGLEVNRRGIVRERTLLSSINSVQVTRVPAGPNQEPVKVFIKNPKDGKANRAPEPGPSQNRRPDEFIEMGGKGDQPLFGHDGGSNYPSADIASQKTAISQPALNGAETSKDDEVKEINANGKTKPTAAGKGKEH, from the exons ATGGTCAAGATGCCCCGGCGACGTTTGAATCCATTCCAAATTCTAACAGCCTTCTTTCAGCCCTCTACTGCCGATTCGGACGGAGAATCTTTCAAGAAACCTCGCAGGACGGAACGTGCAGCTCACAAGGCGGAGGAATCCACCGCGCAGCCAAAAACCCCGGTGGACACCAAGCAGCAACTGCCGTCCCCCATCACGCATAACCCTACCGAGGGCAGCTTCGATGCCTACAAGGAAGGGACTGTAACACCGCCTGAGGGCCGCCCGAGCCAAGTCGCACATCGCTCGCCAGTCCAGGGCTTCTCGTCACCACCACAGGATACACAAGCAACACAAGCTATTCCCTCGCAGATCGTTGATCCGAAGGCCGCGCTATCCGACGAGGTCGAAGACGAGGTGAAGGAGGGCGTATGGGGCTATCTTTTCCCTCTCGATACCAGATACGGCGGCAAATGTGTCGTTTTGCGGAAGCGTGGTTCCTGTCCTATGCCTGACACGAACGGCAAAAGCGACGACAAGCCATGTGACAAAGCTTCTAAGG GCTTCCCATCGGGTGGTTATTTGATCGGACGGCATCCAGAATGCG ATATTGTGGTTGACGACCCCATCGTCTCAAATCGACACTGCCTCATATTTGCCGAGCACAAGGGCAACGACACTGTAGTCATTCTTGAGGATCTATCCAGTAACGGCACTTTTGTCAACGAGGCCATAGTCGGTCGCAACCAGCGGAGGGAGCTTTTGGAGCAAGACGAGATCGCTGTCAAGGATACAGCTCGTTTTATATTCCGGTATCCTAAATATCGTCAAACCAGCGCATTCTCGCAGCAGTACACACTGCTGGGCAAGCTTGGCAAAGGGCACTTCGCTGAAGTCTTTGCATGCGTTGAGAAATCCACAGGGCAGCGCTATGCGGTCAAAATATTCTCCATGGTCCCTGGTTTGGAAGAACGGTCCAGGACAGAAGGTCTCCAGCTGGAGATTGCTGTATTGATGGGCGTCAGTCATCCCAATGTGCTGTGCTTAAAGGATACCTTTCACGAGGGCAATGCAGTGTATCTGGTGCTTGAGCTGGCCCCGGAAGGTGAACTTTTCAACTTCATTGTTATGAAGCAAAAGCTTTCAGAGGCTGAGAGTCGGAAACTGTTCACCCAACTTTTCCACGGTGTCAAATACTTG CATGACCGAAACATTGTCCACCGCGATATCAAACCGGAGAACATCTTGCTGGTTGACAAGGATCTGCACGTCAAAATTGCCGATTTTGGGCTTGCCAAAATTATCGGCGAGGAGTCCTTCACGACGTCTCTGTGTGGCACGCCTAGCTACGTCGCACCCGAAATTCTCGTTGATGGCCGGCATCGCAAGTACACGAAAGCTGTTGACGTATGGTCGTTGGGCGTTGTGCTTTACATCTGCCTGTGCGGATTTCCGCCGTTCTCCGACGAGTTGACGAGCGAATCATTCCCTTATACCCTCACTCAGCAAATAAAAAACGGTATCTTTCACTACCCGTCGCCATACTGGGACTCGGTCGGTGATCCAGCTT TGAGCTTGATTGACTGTATGCTTGTCGTTGACCCAGAAAAGCGGTATACCATCGATCAATGCCTGGCTCACCCATGGATGACGCAAGCGCAACCCTCCGTTCACGACAGCACGGATGGCCTCGTTGGCGGCTTCGCTGGCCTTGAGGTGAACAGACGTGGTATTGTCCGGGAAAGGACACTCCTCTCTTCGATCAACTCTGTTCAAGTCACACGTGTACCTGCAGGCCCGAACCAAGAACCAGTCAAGGTATTCATCAAGAACCCCAAGGATGGCAAAGCAAACCGTGCACCAGAACCGGGCCCGTCTCAGAATCGACGGCCAGATGAGTTCATCGAGATGGGCGGTAAAGGGGATCAACCTTTGTTTGGCCATGACGGCGGGAGTAACTATCCTTCAGCCGATATCGCCTCTCAAAAGACTGCCATAAGTCAGCCTGCTCTCAATGGCGCAGAAACTTCTAAGGACGACGAAGTTAAAGAAATCAATGCGAATGGAAAGACCAAGCCCACGGCGgcaggcaagggcaaggaacACTGA